The DNA sequence gttgtgttggcaaaacatcatcctctgtgacagactggtcagcagcaagttgtattggcaaaacatcatcctctaGGACAGACTGGACAgtagcaagttgtgttgacaaaacatcatcctctgtaacagactggtcagcagcaagttgtgttgacaaaacatcatcctctgtgacagactggtcagcagtaagttgtgttgacaaaacatcatcctctgtgtcagactggtcagcagcaagttgtattggcaaaacatcatcctctgtgacagattggtcagcagcaagttgtattggcaaaacatcatcctctgtgtcagactggtcagcagcaagttgtgttgacaaaacatcatcctctttgacagactggtcagcagcaacctctgtgacagactggtcagcagcaagttgtgttgacaaaatatcatcctctgtgtcagactggtcagcagcaagttgtgttaacaaaatatcatcctctgtgagagactggtcagcagcaagttgtgttgacataATATCATCTTCTGTGACAGACTGGTTAGCAGCAAGTTCTGTTGACAGAACATCATTCTCTgttttttgagagaaaaaaaatattattaaataacattgcattattttcaaattttcaaacagcaataaataaacttaacttttaaaaatcttcaaaattgacactcctcatttctttttatttgtgtgtcagaaattttcagatattttttttattgatgtcaTGCCTATGATCTataccaaggcaggaatatgacaattgcaTCAATTTGTCTGATATaattgagcttttcattttgtgATTTGATTAGGGATAAACAAGAAACTCAAAACCCAGAAGGTCAAAATCATATGTAATTTACAAAATTACACTCAaagttaaaaaatctaaaataaaagggaaaaaaaaagagttaatatTGCAATGCTATATTTAGCAGCCTAAGTGAACAGctcaaataaatgaatatttggtATTACCACTGCAggacaatttcaattttttttctatatttgtctACACTTGCATTTCATGAAgtcttttagttatttttttttcttaatttcagaagtgacatataaagttttaacctttttggatgtgaaaaaaacatttaaattaaatactaCTAAGGTAAAATAAACCTTTAAGATCAGCTAAACACATCTTCTCCAATACTACAGAGCACCTTTGGGTTGTCTGAAAACAAATTATTGAAAACTTTTTCAATTATGTATGCATGAATAGTTTCTTGAATACCTACATTTGGTGAAAATAAGCTTggcatttaaaacaaatgttttgctTGCATATAAAGATATAAAGGGGATAAAATAACAGAGTTCTAATTTCCTCCACATAACActtatttaaaatttctaaagGACATAAATCATTTAAACCAGGAGCTCCGCAGGTCGCAGATTTTTACGACCGCACAGGTCAAAcattgaacagttggggcaagtatggacacaacattcaagcttgatacatctctgaatttggattgtgatcaaatctTTGACacaatatgagtttctgacacaaaacaaatgtcaagatcttacaaatctattgcacagtattgtgcaattaaagatttcttcttcaaaaatgtggaatttgagaaatttgggggaaaaaatgaaaactactaccatccccctttttttgccaattagtccaaaacctgacattactttatacatattttacaaGTAGTGTAAATGAGGTAAATGccaaacatacccaacattgtatgttaaatgtttttgctcccttacactgcttttaaattgtcataattgtccattgaccagacaATCCtagtttccccccttttttgcccctaattccaaaacattttgagccataacacacccccccccccccccccctgcccaagtcaatactaaccatcccttcatggtatggaagcTTATAGTATAATTTCAGAGGGATGCATACACTTAAACATTAAACAcatgttattgtttgaaaactacaaaaatgcttatttcggcttctaattcctaaactattgaaaccataactcccaaaatcaatcacaacctttctttagtggtattgaaccttcatgtaaaaatttatagatattcattcactaaaactaaagttattgtccggaatcTAAATGTGTCATCTGACTCTACTGTGGTtttgaaaatcatgaaaaaatacatatacCCAAATAATGATAGAGGTCAAATTTGGTTAAACACATAgatgaaaataatacatatacCCAAATAATGATAGAGGTCAAATTTGGTTAAACACAGGaccaatattttaataaaaacaccAGGATGCTATCTTGAACAGTTAATCCCAACAAAGTACAAACACTTCATCAGcccctcataaggaacatttatgcaatggttagtttcattccattcagtggttcgaATCTCTAAAAGAAGACCTCTGTATGCAGATCATTCTAAATTTTTGAAACAATGATCAGTTTGGCATTACATGTAGCTCACAAATAATGAGTCTTAGGATAGCAGAAGGGCAAAAAGTAATTGCCTTGAAAATACATGGCAAAACATATTCCTTCTAAGTACTTACTTTTGAAGTACTTTGCCTCCATGGAAGGTCATTTACACCATAATCGTACAAAATTTCAGTTCCAGGGGAAATATCCTGTACAGCATATATAGCAACCCTTGGTATGGTGTCTACAATGATCCTTCTAACTCTGGCATTTTGGCAACTTTTTATGCCATCGTTTACGTACTTTCCGattcttttagaaaatgttgCATCAACACTACAAAAAATAAGTGCATATAAAATCAAGCAAAACTGgtgaaatatcataaaataaactagaggctcttaagagcctgtgtcacttaccttggtctatatgcatatcaaacaaagaaaacagaTCGTCATatggattcatgaaaaaaaattgtgtttaggtgatggtgatgtgtttggaGATCttgctttactgaacattcttgctacttacaatttgtccatctataatgaacttggcccttaaTAGTTCCAGagcaaaatattttgcaaaaactaatgaaaattgttaataattgactataaagggcaataactccttaagaggtcaactgaccattttagtcatgttgacttatttgtagatcttactttgctgaacattattgcagtttacagttaatcactatctataatagtattcaagataataaccaaaaacggcaaaatttccttaaaaattaccaattcagaggcagcaaccaaacaaccagctgttcaattcatctgaaattttcagggcagatagatcttgacttgataaacaattttactcccatgtcagatttgctctaaatgctttggtttcagagttataaccCAATATCTACAttttctacttttagccatggtggccatcttgatctGTTTgccaggtcactggacacatttttaaaactagatgcccttatgatgattgtagccaagtttggtttaatttggcccagtagtttcagagaagatttttgtaaaagttaacgatgacagACGACGATGGAGACGACAATGACGCCAGACGCCAAGTGACAagaaaaagctcacttggccctttgggcctggtgagctaaaaactgcaaaaattttgttaaaactacCAATTCCGTGGGTTATTTTATTCGTCTGataatttcagggctgatagatcttgaccaattcaaaaatttaaccccatgtcagatttgcactaaaagctttatttttttaagatataagccGAAAACTACATttgacccctatattctatttttagccatggttgcAGTGTTTGtcaatggatcaaaacttcgtgtaaaattgtctttaaggggcaataactccttaaggggtcaattgacaactATGGTCATTTTAACTtgtttgtaggtcttactttgctgaacattattgctgtttatagtttatatctatctataataatattaaagataataacaaaaaaactgcaaaatttccttataactaccaattcagtggcagcaacccaattACGGGTTGTTtgattcttctgaaaatttcagggctgatagatcttgaccaattgaacaCTTTTAACCcttgtcagatttgttctaaaagctttagtttttgagatataggccaaaaactgcatttgaccccctatgttctatttttagctatggcggccatgtttgttgatgaataaaaacttcagatacaatttaaaAACTAGATACCTTAAGGAACATTACCTTAAAGCTTGAAGGAATTTGTCCCCGTAGTTTCAGATGAGAAACTTTTttaatagtttacgacgacagacgccgacggacgccaagtgatggcataaccTCACATGGGACACTTCCGAGCCCTGGTGAGCtataaatcagcccaatatctgaaggcatatacgaaaaaagtctgtataacagtgtttttcaacaatttatcaaagtccaaagatgaccttgcaaggtacgcaaaaatcaaatataccggtaattattctattacttataatagGTGGGAATTCAACATCACAAAACCTTTTTaatcaagtagtcactgaaccatgaaactgAGGTCAAGGATATTGGTCATGTAACTgatggaaactttgtaacatgaggcagtCTTCGTCTCACAGtgtataatactttagctatttgaccaaagatgttttaaaaaaaaagacaaaaagaatttTATGTCATCTTTTCCTATTTTTGATTGCaattataagtctgttttaactgtcaagaATACCCCTTAAGCGGACAACTtgagcagtttattctttaaattgctgtcattgaatatcaagaaaggaaataaatcccgaaattgatatatttctggtatgttccaatctgtcttTTACTACAgatattgacaacgagtatatattacattttcccaaatttaccgttggaaaaaatatgtaaatagatttttatttcatcaaatcttttttttttttttggtattatttttattttttataaataatattctttacatccaagatgttatttataaacaagtgtatgagtttagtaatgactattAATTACctccaccaaaaactttaaccttcaACATGACAGACAGGCAGACAAAATAAAAAACGGATGCAGACCAAACAACATAATGCCCCTAAATGGGGCAGAATAAATAGGGCATAAAAAGAAGCTGTTTGATGACTAATTTTAGGGTATTGTGGTAGAGGGTGTTTGCTTTTTTCCATCAATAAACAATAGCCATGTTTAAACAATTAAACACCCTTGGCTTGTAGGTTGAAGAGTTTATTGGGAAATCTGTGAAAGTTTTATCAATTAAACATGCCTTTAATTGCAAAAATTTGAATTGACTTAGAGTGCTATAAGTGACGAATACCAGCTATGTAATGGAATGTAGCAGTCTCTTGACAGATAGAACACTACTTATTGACAAGAAATACATAACGAACtgtaatcttttaaaatttaatgctattatgaaccaaaaacagaaatCTAAACTTCGAAAATTGTGCCAATTCATTTGAATTACAAGAATTAATTGTATCAGGATGCTGTTatgaagtctcccaaacaaagctcccatattcatttgatttgtttaattgtcccatacaagaatatatatggtttacgGGTTGGGAAACtagaccgtttacaagttttcaaacaagagagGGTGTGGTGACCCCATATGGACTTCcctttaattatttcatttgttttattgtcccctacaagaatatatatgatttaggggtggggatctggactgtttacaagataatagcacattctcaaattgaatggggtgggggtgaccccaaggGACTTCCCttcaatttcatttgatttatttcattgttccctacaagaatatatatggtttagggatggggatctggatcgTTTACAAGATTATAAAACATTCTCatttgaacggggtggggataaCCCCCATGGATTctctctatatttcatttgatgtgttttattgttgCATACAAGGATATacatggttaaggggtggggatatGGACAATTTACAAGTTTTCAataagagggggtggggtaacCCCCTATGGATTTcccttttatttcttttcatttgttttattgtcccctacaagaatatatatggtttaggggtggggatctggaccatttacaagataatagcacattctcaaattgaatgaGGGGGGGtgacccctagggacttcccttaaatttcatttgatttgtttaatagTCCCCTTCAAGAatttatatggtttaggggtgggtgATATgtactgtttacaagataatagcacattctcaaattgatcCCCctttatttcatgtgatttgtttcattgtcctatgatcatttctgaagactgtgtGTGTTTATCACTtaaagttttcaagttatattcatttgaaaattttcaaaaataaaatattatagggttctatagtaaaccccttcCTACTTTCggccccccaaaataccccttaatagacctcAATGCACAAACAtacgattgatggctcacctagacatattaatctaacattttatgaaaccctaagtaaatctgacaagtggttttggagaaacgctgcggacaagttcatttttttaaagtggtggaagaaaaagaaaaagaaaaaattaaaggaaaaagaaaaagaaaaagaaaaagaagcagaagaagaataataaaaataataagaactgagcaaaaacaataagtctccaaactttgtttgggagacttaataaatgacaaactggattctctctgatgttaacctgtcggctatactgatcatactgttgtaaaaaaactcatatttaatgcttcctcaacaaacgtacatatatgcaatgtaatgtaaactaatgtgtttttctgtatacctttgtccaacttaggtgataccagaataaaatgatatacttaccacatttctttttctGCAAATCTGAAGAACATGATGTAACTTCCAACGGAATTTGGATATTGTGTGAGCCGTCTTTTACCATCATTGCCACTTATCAATTCCCCATGATATTCCATTAGAAAGTCACCTTTCTTGAAAAACTTTGAAGCAAACACTCCTTTACCTAAATCAGATaagacaatgttttttttctctctaaatttagtttaaaaaaaacacacaaaatcctggaataaaaatataactgttaatatctgtgtcatttagtctcttgtggagttgtctcattggcaatcataccacatgttcatGTCATATTATCAGGTGAAAAAGAGAGTACACTTAAACCGCTAACTACTAAAGCAAGTTGAAAGTTGGAACTGCATGATCtgccccttttttttttagtgaataaatgatttattgttgaagactgcaTGCTGACCAATAAGTGAGACATTTAAAATGTAttgtgttttaatgttaatagGCTGCTGTCTTGTTGATGTTTATAAAGAGGTTCAATgggtaaccagatgctccgcagggcgcagctttatacggccgcagaggttgaaccctgaacagttggggcaagtatggacacaacttttaagctggattcagctctaaatttggagtgtgattaaatagttgacacagcataggtttctgacacagaatgaatgtggtctaatgaacttaaaatattttttttgcctttgagcaattcactatgctgttgaatattaatcctctcaaaaaaatgtttgaagaaattttctttttatttatgaaatctgaaatgagaaaaatttaacccccctttttttgtcacATCcacctttccctttttccaaaactgatctcaattcaaattcctaatggagtttgcaacaataactactcatttaaatacatcataaaatattaaaatgtaaaataaagtgcttgttatcactgaatggtaaagattgttttaatttatcagttggtagtaaaagtgaatatacattgtatattgtataaaacaatgatttaagttgattcaactactattctggacaaagaaagataactacaattgaaaatttcttgctattgcgcaatattgtgcaattagatatttcttgctactgcgcaatactgtgcaattgaaaattgcttgctattgcacaatactgtgcaattgaagatttcttgctattgctgaatacttaatataataattttggatcctgattagaaccaacttgaaaactgggcccataatcaaaaatctaagtatatgtttaaattcagcatatcaaaaaagcataagaattcaatttttgttaaaatcaaacttagtttaattttggaccctttcgactttaatgtagaccaatttgaaaacgggaccaaaaattaagaatctacatacacagttagatttggcatatcaaagaaccccaaatattcaatttttgatgaaatcaaacaaagtttaattttggacccggatttggaccaacttgaaaactgggccaataataaaaaatctgagtacatttttagattcagcatatcaaagaaccccaaggattcaatttttgttaaaatcaaactaagtttaattttggaccctttggaccttaatgtagaccaatttgaaaacaggaccaaaacttaagaatctacatacagttagattcggcatatcaaagaaccccaattattcaaattttgatgaaatcaaacagagttcaattttggaccctttgggccccttattcctaaactgttgggaccaaacctcccaaaatcaaacccaaccttccttttatggtcataaaccttgtgtttaaatttcatagatttctattaacttatactaaagttatggtgcgaaaaccaagaataatgcttatttgggcccttttttggcccctaactcctaaactgttggaaccaaaactcccaaaatcaatcccaaccttccttttgtggtcataaaccttgtgttaaaatttcatagatttctattcacttttactaaagttagagtgcgaaaactaaaagtattcggacgacgacgacgacgcaagacgacgatCTTTGCAATACATGCAGTATATAAATTTTTGTTTCGTTAAACTCCCTCTCCCAGCAAACTGTGGCATGGAAATTTCTAGCTTTCATCtcttatcattttcaaatatatattgatGTCATGTGGAAAAGACAAtttctaaattaaattaaatttatttaaatacctTTAACATTATCAATTTGTCTCACAACAAATCCATCCTTATCTTGAGCCAGTTGAATATCTTGGCGAGCTTCTTCATCTGGAGTGCACTTGAATGTAGGAAATGAACAAATAATgtacaatattgtatttataatataattagtATGCCTTCATATATGTAAATGAGAAACATTTTGCAAGCcactgctttgaaaataagaatgcgtccaaagtacatggatgccccactcgcactatcattttccatgctCAATGGACCAttaaattgggtaaaaaatctaatttggcattaaaataagaaagatcataccatagggaacatgtgtactaagtttcaagtttattggacttcaactgcatcaaaaactaccttgaccaaaattttTAACCTAAAACTCatactttcaatttctatgttcaatggacagtgaaattggggtcaaaagtctaatttggctttcaaattagaaagaccatatcataaacaacatgtgtactaagttccaagttgattggacctcggcttcatcaaaaactaccttgaccaaaatctttaacctgaagcaagacagacagacagacagacgaatggaagaacagacagacagacgaacagatggatgcacagaccagaaaacataatgcccctctactattgtaggtggggcataaaaaaaaatatttttgccatgtgaattatttgattatttatgaGAATAAATAAGTATATAACTTCATTTggtatatggattttttttcaaggtCTTTATGTCAGTCAAACAGGATTCACCTGACCTCATTAGGTTTTGGTATGTGCCAAGTCAATATCTCATAACTAAAGCAATAGGGCACTGTAGCGTATTGAATGATTGTAGAGTTAACATGTCTGTTTGGCAGGGTTTCATATGAACTGGACCTGATTGCATATGCCTGATTGTCATGGTTAATGGATGAATGTTTtaaagttttcatggttttgtccaATAATCAGATTCTATATGAAATAGGTTAGTTATAATCAGTGTATTAAATGAATGTGAGGTGTACATATCTGTCTCCCagtgttcatctgaccttgaccttaatttcatggTGGGTTTGTCAAGGCTCAGTTTTCATGATTATGGTTGTTACTTATATTCTTTAAGGATATAAACTAGAagtaatcacaaactaatatatcGTTGAAGCAGtcattgcagtcactgttgcaggAAACAGCTTACCTATATTTCACTTTTTTACTCAAGGCAAGACAAAAATGAAAGTTTCAAGTTAATATTAACTAATGTGGGAATGAGGATTCATTTATGGGATTTAATCTGTTTTGTTAAATGACAAGAAATcaatgtatttctatttttatatttatagttaCCCGTAAATGTGTTTGAATGTAATTTGTTATAGTCttgtttaatttattaataaaatctttattataaAATCAGAATTAGTGATGGTCTTTCCTTAAAAGTTAATTACTAAGTGATCAGAATTTTTATAGAACAAAaaaatttctttataatataaGCAATATATTAGTTTTGAGCTTAATCACTTCTGTCATAGTTAAGaacacatgtgaaaa is a window from the Mytilus edulis unplaced genomic scaffold, xbMytEdul2.2 SCAFFOLD_1539, whole genome shotgun sequence genome containing:
- the LOC139506752 gene encoding N-lysine methyltransferase KMT5A-like, which encodes MALYSSLNCLLVSTVEDATVKLPSLEIDKFNKKSIWKRPYKKTNGKCEGQKRRPYSVIPITTLQKKTRSGQKKQCTPDEEARQDIQLAQDKDGFVVRQIDNVKGKGVFASKFFKKGDFLMEYHGELISGNDGKRRLTQYPNSVGSYIMFFRFAEKEMCVDATFSKRIGKYVNDGIKSCQNARVRRIIVDTIPRVAIYAVQDISPGTEILYDYGVNDLPWRQSTSKTTQRCSVVLEKMCLADLKGLFYLSSI